Proteins encoded in a region of the Suricata suricatta isolate VVHF042 chromosome 10, meerkat_22Aug2017_6uvM2_HiC, whole genome shotgun sequence genome:
- the PNPLA5 gene encoding patatin-like phospholipase domain-containing protein 5, with amino-acid sequence MHCYQEEGSWNLSFAGAGFLGLYHVGVTCCLRERAPHLLQGARRIYGSSSGALNAMSIITGKTVDFCCSHLLGMVRHVENLSLGIFHPAFAPIEHIRQQLQDKLPTDVHILASQRLGISLTRWPDGHNIIVTDFATRSEVIQALVCTLYFPFYCGTIPPEFRGERYIDGALSNNLPFADCPSTITVSPFHGTVDICPQSTSASIHELNAFNANFQISTQNFFLGFASLIPPSPEMVADSCRQGYLDALRFLERRGLTKEPVLCLLASKEPPAPVDGTQDTDHDGGQKGGLSLNWAVPNMLVKDVPNFERLSPELEAALKKACMRDTSPWARFRRSVPGRALTYLLLPWTLPFEYVYFRSRRLVEWLPDAPADLWWMQSVLQSLGLEICSRSKDQLLRLVRHELAAGGGVPGEPGGRPG; translated from the exons ATGCACTGCTACCAGGAGGAGGGTAGCTGGAACCTGTCCTTCGCGGGCGCAGGCTTTCTGGGGCTCTACCACGTGGGTGTGACCTGCTGCCTCAGGGAGCGCGCCCCGCACCTCCTCCAGGGCGCTCGCCGCATCTATGGCTCCTCGTCTGGGGCTCTTAACGCCATGAGCATCATCACCGGCAAGACCGTCG ATTTCTGCTGCTCCCACCTCCTGGGCATGGTCAGGCACGTGGAGAACCTGAGCCTGGGCATCTTCCACCCTGCCTTCGCGCCCATCGAGCACATCAGGCAGCAGCTGCAGGACAAACTGCCCACTGACGTTCATATCCTGGCCTCCCAGCGGCTGGGCATCTCGCTGACCCGCTGGCCCGATGGCCACAACATCATAGTCACCGACTTCGCAACCCGCAGTGAAGTCATCCAG GCTCTGGTCTGTACCTTATACTTTCCTTTCTACTGTGGGACGATTCCTCCCGAATTCAGAGGGGAG CGCTACATTGACGGGGCTCTGAGCAACAACCTGCCCTTCGCGGACTGTCCCTCCACCATCACCGTGTCCCCTTTCCACGGGACAGTGGACATCTGCCCCCAGAGCACCTCGGCCAGCATCCACGAGTTGAACGCCTTCAATGCCAATTTCCAGATATCCACCCAGAACTTCTTCCTGGGGTTTGCCTCCCTCATACCCCCCAGCCCGGAG ATGGTCGCTGACAGTTGCAGACAAGGCTACCTGGACGCCCTCCGGTTCCTGGAGAGACGCG GACTTACCAAGGAACCAGTGCTTTGCCTGCTGGCGTCTaaggagcccccagcccccgtGGATGGGACCCAGGACACTGACCATGACGGTGGCCAGAAGGGGGGCCTGTCTTTAAACTGGGCAGTGCCCAACATGCTGGTCAAGGACGTGCCCAACTTCGAGCGGCTCTCACCAGAGCTGGAGGCTG CGCTGAAGAAAGCATGTATGAGAGACACCAGCCCCTGGGCCCGCTTCCGCCGCTCGGTGCCCGGGCGGGCCCTGACCTACTTGCTGCTGCCCTGGACACTCCCCTTCGAGTATGTTTACTTCCGGAGCAGAAG gctggTGGAATGGCTGCCCGATGCGCCGGCCGACCTGTGGTGGATGCAGAGTGTGCTGCAGAGCCTGGGCCTCGAGATCTGCTCCAGGTCGAAGGACCAGCTCCTCAGGCTGGTCAG